The Leucobacter viscericola genome includes a window with the following:
- a CDS encoding purine-cytosine permease family protein, producing the protein MSEYPKLTTATTKIVTFERRHIRPIPEDERHGTTRGLFFVWLGINMLPLTVVTGALGPTLFGLSLGWTITAVIIGNVIGGFGAALHASQGPQLGIPQMLQARGQFGYFGGSLLALIALIMFLGFFASNLVVAAQSFAAVFHNDAINVGIIVCAAIALAVAIFGYDLVRKLMAVFSVVIGALVVISILIAVANPETFAPHTELGFNVAGFFGMLAIGVTWQLAYAPYVSDYSRYMPKEGGARQAFWATYSGLVIGTVLVMILGALVGLTTTDGDTMAALGRLLGGFGPVVLFAFGIASAVMNSSNIYSGVMCSLTVFETISAKIRINTSKRVIMTIAYASVAMLAALLGKDNFLVIFGDFVTILLYVLIPWSAINLIDYFVLRKGHYNVDDMFRRDGGQYGKWDTIGLVSYLVGIIVQLPFMVTTMYTGPLAEPLGFVDVAWIVGFAVPALVYGLWKRAAISKPAVMVEAGAGTGAP; encoded by the coding sequence ATGAGCGAGTACCCCAAGCTGACAACAGCGACCACAAAAATAGTCACCTTCGAACGCCGCCACATCAGGCCGATTCCCGAAGACGAGCGGCACGGCACCACACGGGGCCTCTTCTTCGTGTGGCTCGGCATCAACATGCTGCCGCTCACGGTGGTGACCGGCGCCCTCGGACCGACCCTGTTCGGGCTCTCGCTCGGCTGGACCATCACCGCGGTTATCATCGGCAATGTGATCGGCGGATTCGGCGCCGCCCTGCACGCCTCGCAGGGCCCGCAGCTCGGCATCCCGCAGATGCTGCAGGCCCGGGGGCAGTTCGGCTACTTCGGAGGCAGCCTGCTCGCGCTCATCGCGCTGATCATGTTTCTCGGGTTCTTCGCCTCGAACCTGGTGGTGGCTGCGCAGAGTTTCGCGGCGGTGTTTCACAACGACGCGATTAACGTCGGCATCATTGTCTGCGCGGCTATCGCCCTCGCGGTCGCGATTTTCGGCTACGACCTGGTGCGCAAGCTCATGGCGGTGTTCTCCGTGGTGATCGGCGCGCTTGTTGTCATCTCAATCCTCATCGCGGTTGCAAACCCCGAGACATTCGCCCCACACACCGAGCTCGGCTTCAACGTCGCGGGCTTCTTTGGCATGCTCGCGATCGGCGTCACCTGGCAACTCGCTTACGCACCCTACGTCTCCGACTACTCCCGCTACATGCCAAAAGAGGGCGGCGCGAGGCAGGCGTTTTGGGCCACCTACTCGGGCCTCGTGATCGGCACGGTGCTGGTCATGATTCTCGGTGCACTCGTTGGCCTGACCACAACCGACGGCGACACGATGGCCGCGCTCGGCAGGCTGCTCGGCGGCTTTGGTCCGGTTGTGCTGTTTGCGTTTGGCATCGCCTCCGCCGTCATGAACTCCTCGAACATCTACTCGGGTGTGATGTGCTCCCTGACCGTCTTCGAGACGATCTCGGCCAAGATTCGTATCAACACGAGCAAGCGCGTCATCATGACGATCGCCTACGCGAGCGTCGCGATGCTGGCTGCGCTGCTCGGCAAAGACAACTTCCTCGTGATCTTCGGCGACTTCGTGACTATCCTGCTGTACGTGCTGATCCCGTGGTCGGCCATCAACCTGATCGACTACTTCGTGCTGCGCAAGGGCCACTACAACGTCGACGATATGTTCCGCCGCGACGGCGGGCAGTACGGCAAGTGGGACACGATCGGTCTGGTCAGCTACCTCGTCGGCATCATCGTGCAGCTGCCGTTTATGGTCACCACGATGTACACGGGCCCCCTCGCGGAGCCCCTCGGCTTTGTCGATGTCGCCTGGATCGTTGGCTTCGCGGTTCCCGCGCTCGTCTACGGGCTGTGGAAGCGGGCGGCGATCAGTAAACCAGCGGTGATGGTCGAGGCAGGCGCAGGGACGGGTGCACCATGA
- a CDS encoding amidohydrolase has product MIEPRLIITNAQLWDPELSPATALAVTGERITAIGVDDDIAALAGARTTRIDAAGAAILPGFHDAHIHAQAGGLGLLGCDLDAEHSVEGYSRLIREAAAKPGNWWVVGSGWFGDAFEGGLPTRELLDELVPDRPAVLTSHDAHGVWVNSAALELAGITRETPDPPAGRIVRDEADEATGVLFDAAGELVTHAIPPHNPQHLREALLAAQERLFSLGITAWHDAILGEYLTLPDCVPSYLSTLADGSLKARVTGSMWWPPTEGTDYVGEMIAKVHEAQADGLDVRSVKIMQDGICENCTAALVEPYCEVAPETRGDSVIAPDDLKTIVAALDAAGLRVHFHGVGDRAVRECLDAVAHARAVNGPGQWHQIAHLDVVDPADFERFAELDVTANLQPLWARNDQEILERKFPLIGQRRAEYHFPFGSLQRAGAHLVMGSDWPVTSPDPLWGLHTACTRTAPAADVHALNPESRVPAQPEQRLDLATAIRAYTLGPAEVAGVAGDLGSIAVGKLADLVILTGPLASAADLDGVRVARTLLGGTQVYARPNSA; this is encoded by the coding sequence ATGATCGAACCGCGACTCATCATCACCAATGCGCAGCTGTGGGATCCCGAGCTCTCACCCGCAACGGCACTGGCCGTGACGGGTGAAAGGATCACCGCCATAGGTGTAGACGACGATATCGCTGCACTGGCCGGCGCACGCACGACACGGATCGATGCCGCGGGCGCCGCGATCCTGCCCGGGTTTCACGATGCCCACATTCACGCGCAGGCCGGGGGCCTCGGCCTGCTGGGGTGTGACCTCGATGCCGAGCACTCGGTGGAGGGTTACTCGCGCCTGATCCGCGAAGCCGCCGCGAAGCCCGGTAACTGGTGGGTTGTTGGTTCGGGCTGGTTTGGCGATGCGTTCGAGGGCGGGTTGCCCACTCGTGAGTTGCTTGATGAGTTGGTTCCGGATCGACCAGCGGTGCTGACGAGCCACGATGCTCACGGGGTGTGGGTGAACTCTGCTGCGCTTGAACTCGCCGGGATCACGCGTGAGACACCGGATCCACCAGCGGGGCGGATCGTGCGAGACGAAGCGGACGAGGCGACGGGTGTGCTGTTCGACGCGGCCGGGGAACTCGTGACGCACGCGATCCCGCCCCACAACCCACAACACCTGCGCGAGGCGCTGCTCGCCGCGCAGGAGCGGCTGTTTTCGCTCGGCATTACGGCCTGGCACGACGCGATCCTGGGTGAGTATCTGACCCTGCCCGACTGCGTGCCCTCGTACCTGTCGACGCTGGCCGATGGCTCGCTGAAAGCACGGGTTACCGGGTCGATGTGGTGGCCGCCCACCGAGGGCACCGACTACGTCGGTGAGATGATCGCGAAGGTGCACGAGGCGCAGGCCGACGGGCTCGACGTGCGCAGCGTCAAGATTATGCAGGACGGCATCTGCGAGAACTGCACCGCGGCGCTGGTTGAGCCGTATTGTGAGGTGGCTCCCGAAACTCGGGGCGACTCGGTGATCGCGCCCGACGACCTCAAGACAATCGTCGCCGCGCTCGACGCCGCCGGCCTGAGGGTGCACTTTCACGGGGTTGGCGACCGCGCGGTGCGCGAGTGCCTGGACGCCGTCGCCCACGCGCGGGCCGTGAACGGACCGGGGCAGTGGCACCAGATCGCGCACCTCGACGTGGTCGACCCGGCAGATTTCGAGCGCTTCGCTGAGCTCGACGTGACCGCAAACCTGCAGCCGCTGTGGGCGCGCAACGACCAGGAGATTCTTGAGCGTAAGTTTCCGCTCATCGGGCAGCGTCGCGCGGAGTATCACTTCCCGTTCGGGTCGCTGCAGCGGGCGGGTGCGCACCTCGTGATGGGAAGCGACTGGCCGGTGACCAGCCCGGATCCGCTCTGGGGATTGCACACCGCCTGCACGCGCACTGCTCCGGCGGCCGATGTGCACGCGCTCAACCCGGAATCAAGGGTGCCCGCGCAGCCCGAGCAGCGCCTCGACCTCGCGACCGCGATTCGCGCTTACACGCTCGGGCCTGCAGAGGTCGCGGGTGTTGCGGGCGATCTCGGCTCGATCGCGGTTGGCAAACTCGCGGATCTCGTGATCCTGACCGGGCCGCTCGCGTCAGCGGCAGACCTCGACGGTGTGAGGGTTGCGCGCACGCTGCTCGGCGGCACCCAGGTGTACGCGCGGCCAAACTCCGCGTGA
- a CDS encoding purine-cytosine permease family protein, producing MNQEPPVVTKSFIRFEQQHIMPIPETERTGTSWSIFAIWVGLNMMPLAVVTGAVASGAYGLPIGWSIAAILIGNVIGAFGSALHASQGPHLGIPQMLQARAQFGYLGGSLFAVIALIMFLGFFASILIVAKDSLLVVFPEMNGSLVILVFAAIGIVLCVFGYDLLKKTMTWLSILIGVTVAVSMVMLWTKPEATAQHADAVFTFEGFFAVLAIGVVWQLAYAPYVSDYTRYLPKATGPKSAFWGTYLGLVVSSVFVMTLGVLLGAVNPENPLAALSDTLGVVGASVLIIFAVSSALINGVELYSAVMNGLTALQSSFKSVTVTTSTRVTMTLGCGVIATLVALLGQGDFMTTFEAFLTLLLYVLIPWSAINLADFFIVQKGEYVIADMFMRDGGRYGRWNRIGLISYLIGLVSQVPFMITPMYTGPLAEPLQNIDIAWLVGFVVTGAVYLVWMRAARKPVIEGEAALATSGV from the coding sequence GTGAACCAAGAACCACCCGTTGTCACCAAGTCGTTTATACGCTTCGAGCAGCAGCACATCATGCCGATTCCCGAGACGGAGCGAACAGGCACCTCGTGGTCGATCTTCGCGATCTGGGTGGGCCTCAACATGATGCCACTCGCGGTCGTCACGGGCGCGGTCGCGAGCGGGGCCTACGGGCTGCCAATCGGTTGGAGCATCGCCGCGATCCTGATCGGCAACGTGATTGGAGCGTTCGGATCCGCGCTACATGCCTCACAGGGACCGCACCTCGGCATCCCGCAGATGCTGCAGGCTAGAGCTCAGTTCGGTTACCTCGGTGGCAGCCTGTTCGCGGTCATCGCGTTGATCATGTTCTTGGGGTTCTTCGCGAGCATCCTGATCGTGGCGAAGGACTCGCTGCTCGTGGTGTTCCCGGAAATGAACGGCTCGCTGGTCATCCTGGTGTTCGCGGCGATCGGGATCGTGCTCTGCGTGTTTGGGTATGACCTGCTCAAGAAGACGATGACCTGGCTGTCGATCCTTATCGGGGTGACCGTTGCGGTGTCGATGGTGATGCTCTGGACGAAGCCCGAAGCAACGGCTCAACACGCAGATGCGGTGTTCACCTTTGAGGGGTTCTTCGCCGTGCTCGCGATCGGGGTGGTGTGGCAGCTCGCCTACGCACCCTACGTTTCTGACTACACGCGCTACCTACCGAAGGCAACCGGCCCGAAGTCGGCGTTCTGGGGAACCTACCTGGGGCTCGTGGTGAGCTCCGTGTTTGTAATGACGCTCGGTGTGTTGCTCGGGGCCGTGAACCCGGAGAACCCGCTCGCCGCGCTCTCTGACACGCTCGGTGTTGTTGGTGCGTCGGTGCTGATTATCTTTGCGGTGAGCTCGGCGCTGATCAACGGGGTTGAACTCTATTCGGCAGTGATGAACGGGCTCACCGCGCTGCAGTCGAGCTTCAAATCGGTGACCGTGACCACAAGTACACGCGTGACGATGACCCTTGGCTGCGGCGTGATCGCCACCCTCGTTGCGCTGCTGGGCCAGGGTGACTTCATGACGACCTTCGAGGCGTTCCTGACGCTACTGCTCTACGTGCTGATCCCGTGGTCTGCGATCAATCTCGCCGACTTCTTCATCGTGCAGAAGGGTGAGTACGTCATTGCGGACATGTTCATGCGCGACGGTGGTCGCTACGGGCGCTGGAATCGCATCGGGCTGATTAGCTACCTGATCGGGCTGGTCTCGCAGGTGCCGTTTATGATCACGCCGATGTACACGGGCCCGCTGGCCGAGCCGCTGCAGAACATCGATATCGCGTGGTTGGTCGGGTTTGTGGTGACCGGTGCGGTGTACCTCGTGTGGATGCGGGCCGCGCGGAAGCCGGTGATCGAGGGCGAAGCTGCGCTTGCGACGTCCGGGGTCTAG
- a CDS encoding aspartate aminotransferase family protein, producing MTLQQELEVEFVETDAPSGLAEIAKRHLVMNFTPASKYREDDLPIFVRGEHCSVFDESGRRFFDGLAGLFCVQLGYTHGAEVGEAVRDQLATLPYQTTWSVAHPPAALLAQKIAQLAPGDLNRVFFASGGGESNEAAIKLARQYHITRGDHARYKFIARRVAYHGTSFGAMSLNGMTDVRKMFEPLMNGVRHTHNTKRYRRPEGETAAQTTEFLLGELESLIVQEGSDTIAAIIMEPLQNAGGSLTPPTPEYFTGVRALCDKYGILMIADEVITGYGRLGSWFGSTHYGFQPDMITFAKGIASAYMPLGGVIASDRVIETVLDGPLGMFNHALTYGGHPVACAAALKNLEIMEREGVVENVAALSPYLGEKLAAVASKHKNIVGDLRGDGFHRSFELVTNHDTKRWEAEPLSAGDFVEGHLNPALTEVGLLCRVAIDAEGNPLVQVSPPLVMTREDIDELTDLLDRAFSLAVASAGL from the coding sequence ATGACACTGCAGCAGGAACTTGAGGTTGAATTCGTCGAGACAGACGCACCGAGCGGTCTCGCCGAGATTGCCAAGCGGCACCTCGTCATGAACTTCACCCCCGCAAGCAAGTACCGCGAAGACGATCTCCCGATCTTTGTGCGGGGTGAGCACTGCTCGGTGTTCGACGAGAGCGGTCGCCGCTTCTTTGACGGCCTGGCGGGGCTCTTCTGCGTGCAGCTCGGATACACGCACGGTGCAGAGGTGGGCGAGGCGGTTCGGGATCAGCTCGCCACGTTGCCCTACCAGACCACCTGGAGTGTGGCCCATCCTCCTGCAGCGCTCCTCGCGCAGAAGATCGCTCAGCTCGCGCCCGGCGATCTGAATCGCGTCTTCTTTGCCTCGGGCGGTGGTGAGTCGAACGAGGCCGCCATCAAGCTCGCGCGGCAGTACCACATCACCCGCGGCGACCACGCCCGCTACAAGTTCATCGCCCGCCGGGTCGCCTACCACGGCACTAGCTTCGGGGCCATGTCCCTCAACGGCATGACCGACGTGCGCAAGATGTTCGAACCGCTCATGAACGGTGTGCGCCACACGCACAACACTAAGCGCTACCGTCGCCCCGAGGGTGAGACGGCCGCGCAGACCACCGAGTTTCTGCTCGGTGAACTTGAGTCGCTGATCGTGCAAGAGGGATCCGACACTATCGCCGCGATCATCATGGAGCCGCTGCAGAACGCTGGCGGCAGCCTGACCCCTCCCACTCCCGAGTACTTCACTGGAGTGCGGGCCCTCTGCGACAAATACGGGATTCTGATGATCGCCGACGAGGTCATCACCGGGTACGGCCGCCTCGGCTCGTGGTTCGGATCGACGCACTACGGCTTCCAGCCCGACATGATCACCTTTGCCAAGGGCATCGCCTCGGCGTACATGCCGCTCGGCGGTGTGATCGCGAGTGACCGGGTGATCGAGACGGTGCTCGACGGTCCACTCGGCATGTTCAATCACGCGCTCACCTATGGCGGACACCCGGTTGCCTGTGCCGCGGCGCTCAAAAACCTCGAGATCATGGAGCGCGAGGGAGTTGTCGAGAACGTGGCCGCGCTCAGCCCGTATCTCGGCGAGAAGCTCGCTGCGGTGGCATCGAAGCACAAGAACATCGTGGGCGATCTGCGCGGCGACGGCTTCCACCGCAGCTTTGAGCTGGTTACGAACCACGACACGAAGCGCTGGGAAGCCGAGCCTCTCAGTGCTGGTGACTTTGTAGAGGGCCACCTGAACCCGGCGCTCACCGAGGTTGGCCTGCTCTGCCGCGTTGCGATTGACGCCGAGGGCAATCCGCTCGTGCAGGTCTCGCCGCCGCTCGTTATGACCCGCGAGGACATTGACGAGCTGACAGACCTGCTTGACCGCGCCTTCAGTCTGGCTGTGGCGAGCGCGGGACTGTAA